A single window of Crassostrea angulata isolate pt1a10 chromosome 8, ASM2561291v2, whole genome shotgun sequence DNA harbors:
- the LOC128157836 gene encoding dual specificity tyrosine-phosphorylation-regulated kinase 2-like has product MTTRVKPLPVQVQRTRSMLTTGDMYTHNTLEGTSHHLPPIASQTVGGAHSAHVTTTTGHSGHGVKVQQLYEDHKHHHDKHVTIQHGGTSEQEVVPQNMRPSSSAGSQGSKTGSAAARRNNSMSPESAMKQYMHKLTSFEHHEIFNYPSIFFVGQNAKKRQGVVGGANNNGYDDENGSYIHVPHDHIGYRYEVLKVIGKGSFGQVVKAYDHKINSHIALKMVRNEKRFHRQAQEEIRILEHLKKQDKDNAMNIVHMLEHFTFRNHICITFELLSMNLYELIKKNKFQGFSLQLVRKFAHSILQCLDALYKNRIIHCDLKPENILLKQQGRSGIKVIDFGSSCYEHQRIYTYIQSRFYRAPEVILGAKYGMPIDMWSLGCILAELLTGYPLFPGEDEGDQLACIIELQGMPPQKLLDQSKRARNFISSKGFPRYCTVTTLPDGSTVLNGCRSRRGKPRGPPSSKEMVTALKGCEDPLFLDFMKRCLDWDPSTRMTPGQALRHPWLRRRLPKPPTMDSRADSASRRKSTANTASAVIPKLASGTSSGKGRNNIITDDMSAPMHNRTRLPQIGSTL; this is encoded by the coding sequence ATGACTACCCGGGTAAAACCTCTGCCAGTACAGGTGCAGAGAACACGATCAATGTTAACCACCGGAGATATGTATACTCATAATACTCTAGAAGGCACCAGCCACCACCTCCCACCTATAGCTAGCCAGACCGTTGGGGGAGCGCACAGCGCTCACGTTACCACAACTACTGGCCATTCTGGACACGGCGTCAAAGTCCAGCAACTCTACGAGGACCATAAACACCACCACGACAAGCATGTCACCATCCAGCATGGAGGAACCAGTGAACAGGAAGTCGTACCCCAAAACATGCGACCCAGCTCAAGTGCAGGGAGTCAGGGAAGTAAGACAGGCTCAGCTGCAGCTCGCCGGAATAACTCAATGAGTCCTGAGTCTGCAATGAAACAGTACATGCATAAGCTGACTTCGTTTGAGCATCATGAAATTTTTAACTATCCGTCTATCTTCTTTGTGGGACAGAATGCAAAGAAACGTCAGGGTGTCGTCGGTGGGGCCAATAACAATGGATACGATGATGAAAATGGATCGTATATTCACGTACCTCATGATCATATTGGATACCGGTATGAAGTGCTCAAAGTCATTGGTAAAGGAAGTTTTGGACAAGTTGTTAAAGCTTATGATCATAAGATTAATTCACATATAGCATTAAAAATGGTGAGAAACGAGAAACGCTTTCATCGACAAGCTCAAGAAGAGATTCGTATCTTGGAACATCTGAAAAAACAAGATAAGGACAATGCTATGAACATCGTTCATATGCTTGAGCATTTTACATTCCGTAACCATATATGTATTACATTTGAACTCTTGAGCATGAATTTGTATGAACTgatcaagaaaaacaaattccaaGGATTTAGCTTACAGCTAGTGAGGAAATTTGCACATTCCATTTTGCAATGTTTGGATGCTTTGTACAAAAATAGGATCATTCACTGTGATCTCAAGCCTGAAAACATTCTCCTTAAACAGCAGGGAAGAAGTGGCATCAAAGTCATTGATTTTGGATCCAGTTGTTACGAACACCAgcgtatatatacatatattcagTCCCGCTTCTACAGAGCTCCTGAAGTAATTTTGGGAGCCAAATATGGCATGCCGATAGATATGTGGAGTTTAGGATGCATATTAGCTGAACTTTTAACAGGGTATCCTTTGTTCCCTGGAGAAGATGAAGGGGACCAATTAGCTTGTATAATAGAGTTACAAGGCATGCCACCTCAGAAGTTGCTTGATCAGTCCAAACGAGCGAGGAATTTCATCAGTTCCAAAGGCTTCCCCAGGTACTGCACTGTTACCACCCTGCCAGATGGCAGCACCGTGCTGAATGGATGCCGCTCAAGACGAGGCAAACCAAGGGGGCCACCAAGTAGTAAGGAAATGGTCACCGCCCTGAAAGGATGTGAAGATCCACTTTTCCTGGACTTCATGAAGCGCTGCTTGGATTGGGATCCATCTACAAGGATGACACCAGGGCAGGCTTTGCGTCACCCGTGGCTAAGACGAAGATTGCCAAAACCCCCTACAATGGATAGCCGTGCAGATTCTGCGTCGCGCCGAAAATCAACCGCCAACACCGCGAGCGCAGTGATACCCAAACTTGCAAGTGGCACATCGAGTGGAAAAGGGAGAAATAACATCATAACAGATGACATGTCTGCGCCGATGCACAATCGAACCCGACTGCCACAAATCGGTTCCACATTATAG